The Bacteroides fragilis NCTC 9343 genome includes the window TTTTAAACCGATAGGCCTTAGGCTTTAAACCAACGGGGCGTATGTTTGTATGGGGAGGAGTGTAGACTTTTGTGGCTTATCCCACCCATTCTTCGGATATTCCCATTCTATTCCAGGTATTTCGTGATCTTTCCACTGATTTGTAAAAGTGAAATCTCACATAACTTGGTATCGTATTCAGCCGAAAGTATGCGTTCTTCGGCATCCAGCAAACTTTTCTGCGCTTCCCGCATTTCGATACCCGAAAGGTTGCCTAGCATGTAGCGTTCCATAGCTATCTCGTGATTCTCTTTGGCGGCTACTAGATTCTGTCGTTCCAGTTTCAGCATTTGCAGATTATTCTGGTAGGCCTGCCACAGATTGCTAAGGTCTGCTTTAAGCCCTTGTTCCAGTTGTTCACGTTGAAGGCGGGCATTTTTTATGGCAATGCGTGCATTGTTCTTTTCGCGTCGGCGATTTCCATCGAAGATGTTGAAGCCTACCGTTACTCCCAAATTGGCTCCCAGATTACCTCTTTGGCTATTAGCGGCAATATCGTACTTATTGAAGGTATATCCGTATCCGGTATTCATCTTCAGGTAAGGGTAGTTGCGCGAGTTTACTTTCTTATAGTCCAGCATGGCGAGCGTGTTGTTTTGTTCAGCTTTCAACAGTGACGCGTTCGTCAGTAAGGTAGCATTCCACAACTCTTCGAATCGAAGCCCGGCATTCACTTTTATAATGCTGTCTTCTATCACGAGCGGTTGATCCACATCTTCGTTGGCCATCAGTTCGTTTAACTGGATGCGCGAGGTATGCAGCAATTCCTGTTGCTTCATGTATTTGGCGCTGTCGGCGTTGAAGTCCACTTTTGCCTGTTGATAGTCCAGACGGGAGAAGTTACCGATGTGGTAACGTTCTTCTACGATTCGCAGGCGCTCTTTCGACAAAGATACCGCATAACGGAAATTCTGCAAGCGGATTTTTTGCTGAACATAGTTGTAATATTCGGCTGCCAGATTGGCTATCAGGTCCTCGATGGCGATACGGGTATTGGTTTCTCCCTGTAGTTGCAGCTCTTTCAGTTTCTGGTAATTGGCTGTAATGTTAAAGCCATCGAAGATGGTCCAGTTCAAGTTCAGACCCACATTCAAGGTTTGGTCGAAGACACCGTTTTCTTTTACTGATTCTCCGGTGGCCCGGACCTTGGTATTAGTGTTGTCCACTGTCCCCTTGTATCCTGCCGTAAAATCGAGTGTCGGCAGATAGCCTGCGTTGCCCGGGGTGGCGTTGTTCCTGCTCACTTGCTCTTCATTGCGGACTATTTGCAGGGAGTAGTTATTCTGAAGTCCATACTCCAGGCAGGATTTCAGGGTATATATTTGTGGCTGCTGTGCCTGCATGGCAAAAGGAGCACAGCACAATGCTATGATAGATAAGACGATCTGTTTCATTCTTGCTTTAATTTATTACTTCGGTTCGTCGAAATATAACTGTAAATGGCAGGTACGATGTACATGGTCAGCAGGGTAGATACCAACATACCTCCCACTACAGCCGTACCCATTGCGATACGTTGGTTGCAACCTTCACCCGAGGCGAAAGCCAGCGGGATTAATCCCAGGATGGTAGAAGCACTTGTCATCAGGATAGGACGCAGGCGTTGTAACGCCGCATCTTTGATGGCTGTCATCTTATCCTCACCCGTTTCTTGTTTCAGGTTGGCAAACTCTACGATCAGGATACCGTTTTTAGCCACCAGTCCAATCAGCATAATAATGCCGATCTGGCTGAAGATGTTCATTGTGATACCTCCAAAATACATGAATACCAATGCGCCTGCAATAGCCAGGGGGACGGTCAGCATAATGATCAGCGGGTCTTTGAAACTCTCGAACTGTGCTGCCAGGATCAGGTAAATCAGTACAATGGCCAGAATAAAAGCAAACATCAGACTTGAAGAACTCTCGCGATATTCTTTCGAATCACCGGTCAATGCTGTGCGGAACGTGTCGTCCAGCGTCTCTTTGGCTATCTTGTCCATTTCGTCCAATCCTTGTCCGATGGTTTTTCCTTCGGCCAGTCCGGCGGAAACAGTGGCCGAAACGAAACGATTGTAACGATACAGTTTCGGAGGCGCGATGCCACCGGTCAGTTCAATCAGGTTGTCCAATTGCACCATATCTCCTTTGTCACTACGAATGTAGATCGATTTCAGATTGGCAGGTGTGTTACGTTGCTGGCGGTTGATTTCTCCTAAGATCTCATATTGCTTGCCGTTCATATAGAAGTAGCCCATTCGCTGTCCGCTCAGACCGTATTGCAGGGTCTGTGCGATGTTACGTGTACTTACCCCCATGATGCTGGCTTTGTCGCGATTGATATTGATACGTGCCTCCGGTTTGCTGAACTTCAGGTCTACGTCTGCCATCTGGAATACCGGGTTCTCGTAAACCTTCGCCATGAACTTGGGCAGTACTTCCTGTAGCTTTTCGATATTAGTGGCCTGCAATACGTATTGGACGGGCATACCGCCACGCCGTCCGCCAAAAGAAGATGACTGCTGGACGAATGAACGCGCCATCGTCTTTTTCTGTACTGCTGCCGACAATTTTTCAGCTACATCCATCTGGGTGTAGTCACGGTCTTTCATGTCTTTCAGCGTGATGCGCACATTACCGCTACCACTCGATACACGGGCGGTTACCGATTCGGCATCCGGTACAATCGAGTCTACGAGGTCATTGATGTCTTCCGTATAGTCCCGGATGTATTCATAGGTCACACCTTCGGCTCCACGGGTATTGATACTGATTTGTGAACGGTCTTCCAACGGAGCCATTTCTGCCGGGATGTAATTCCACAAGAAGGCAATGATGCCAATGGTAATTGCTACAAAAGGCAGGGCAATCCAACGTTTATGGAGGAAAACAGCCAGTGAACGACTGTAGAGGCGGTTCATTCCTTCGAAGAAAGGTTCTGTTTTCAGATAGAACCAGTTCTGTTTCTCCCGTTTTACCAGTAACTTGGTGGCTAGCATCGGAGTAAAGGTCAGAGCCGCAAAAGAGGAGATGATAACCGAACCGGAAATAACAATACTAAATTCACGGAACAGTCGTCCTGTCATCCCCTCCATAAAGACGATGGGGAAGAATACGGCAACCAGCGTAATGGTGGTAGAGATGACAGCGAAGAAAATCTCTTTAGCCCCTTCGATGCCGGCCTCTTTCGGAGGCATACCTTTCTCAATGCGGACATAGATGTTTTCCGTCATTACGATAGCGTCGTCCACCACCAGACCCACTGCCAGCACAACAGCCAGCATGGAGAGCACGTTGATGGAGAAGTCCGCCAGATACATAACGAAGAAAGCACCGATCAACGATACCGGAATCACGATGCAGGGAACCAGCGTAACACGCCAGTCGCGCAGAAAAAGGAAGATAATAATGATAACTAGGATGAAAGCTACGTAAACGGTTTCTTTCACTTCGCTGATAGAGGCACGGATGAATTTGGTGTTATCGAATCCGTAAGAATACTTCACGTCTTCCGGGAGGTCCTTCTGCATCTTCTCCATGCGTTCATATACCGCATCGGCTATCTTTATATGGTTGGCACCCGGCTGGGGGATTACAACGATTCCCACCATGGGTACACCATTCATCTTCATGTAGCTTTTGATGTCGGCAGGGCCCAGTTCGGCTCGTCCGATATCACTGAAACGGATGATGCGGTCGTTCTCTTCTTTGACGATCAGGTTGTTGAACTCTTCTGCAGTGTGCATCAGTCCCAAAGTACGGATGGTAAGTTCTGTTGTATTTCCTTCGATACTACCTGAAGGGAGTTCCACGTTCTCTTTGTCTACCGCATTCTTCACGTCGATAGGAGTGATCCCGTAACCGGACATCTTGATGGGGTCGAGCCATAAACGCATGGAGTATCGTTTCTCTCCCCAAATGGAGACACTACTTACGTCAGAGATCGTTTGCAACTGTTCTTTTACAGTCAGGTCGGCAATTTCACTGAGTTCCAGCAAAGAACGTTTGTCGCTTTGCAAAGCCACCATAAGGATAGGGGTGGCATCGGCGTCGGCTTTCGATACGGTAGGAGGGTCGCAGTCGCGCGGGAGATAACGTTGGGCGCGTGATACCTTGTCACGCACGTCATTGGCAGCTGTTTCCAGGTCGACGGAAAGCTCAAACTCTACCGTGATACGGCTTTGTCCCTGCTGACTGACACTGGAGAGTGAGCGGATGCCCGGAATACCATTGATGTTCTGTTCCAGGGGTTCGGTGATCTGATTCTCGATGACATCGGCATTTGCACCCGGATAGGAGCAGGACACCGAAATAATAGGGTTATCTACGGATGGATACTCCCGGACACCCAGGTAGTTGTACCCGATCAGTCCAAAGAGCAAAATGATGATGGTCAGTACCGTTGAGAGTACTGGCCGTCGTATACTTAATTCGGATATATTCATAAGGCGGTCGGGAGTTAATTGATATTATCCAGTGTGACAGGTAATCCTGTACGGAGTTGAAGGGTTCCCGAAGTGATGATGGTATCACCCATTTGTAGGCCCTTTATGACTTGTACTTCAGCTTCGGTACGGATACCTGCGGTTATTTCTACCGGTTCGGCTTTACCCGATTTATAGAGGAATACTTTATCCTTACCCATCTCAGGTACGATGGACTCCGATGGGATGGCGATGGCATTCGGGATTTCTTCTTTTTTCAGTTGGATGCTGGCGTAACGTCCCGGTAGTATTGCCCCGTTACTGTTAGCATACAGTGCACGAACGGTCAGTGTACGAGTAGACTGATCGATTCGTGATTCGGTGGCATATACCTTTGCGGGGAAAGAGCTTAACTTTCCTTCCAGTTCGAAGTTGAGGTTAGTTCCCTTTTTTACCTGACTGGCATAACGCTCGGGTACGGAAAACTCTATTTTCAGAGGAATGATTTTTGTCAGTTTGGCTACGATGGTAGTAGGTGAAGCATAAGAGCCGACGCTGACCTGCCGGAGTCCGATCACCCCGTCGAAGGGTGCGCGAAGTTCGGTCATGGCAATATTCGCTTTTACCAAATCAATATCTGCATTCAGGGTGGCCAGTTCCGTTTTTACCTGCTCGTAAGCTTCCTTACTGACGGCATCCCGTTCGAGCAAAGCATTTTGGCGGAACACACGGTCTTCGGCAAGTTTTAGTTGAGCTACAAGACGTTGCAACTGGGCCTGTAATTGCCGGTCGTTCACTTTTGCCAGTAGTTGTCCTTTCTTTACGGTTGTTCCTTCGTCAAAGTTGATCTCAACAATTTTTCCCGAAGTCTCAAAAGAAAGATCCACCTCCTCGTCAGGCATCAAGCTACCGCTGATTTGAATCTGGTCTGTCAGCAATTGTGGTTTTATGATTTTGGCGTTTACGTTCAGAACCCTTTTATTGATCTGTTTGCCTGTCATCACTTTGTCGGCTGCTGCCAACTCTTCATTTGCTTTAGGAAGTCGGGAGTAAATTCCCCAACCTATCAGTCCGGCGCCAACCAAGATGACGATGCCCCATTTTACCTTTTTATCCATGTCTTAGTATTAGTATATGTCTGTTCTAAGGTTAGACTAAGAGGGTGGGAAAAGGTTTAATCGGAAAATTAAAATATAGATTTATTTTTTGTGTTAAGGTGTCTTATTGATTATGTTTTCTTAATCTGTGATCAAAAATGGCCCGTAATGGATTGAAAAAACGCATTAATAAACTCAAATCGTCTGTTAGGATTTCAGCATCTCCTTTCAGTTGTTGCACTTTAGGAAGTCTTTTCCCGTAAGACGTAATAAGTCCTTTATCTAAAACTACGTCTGCACTATATAATAGTTCATTAGGAACTTCTGATATTTTGGATAGATGACCCACTAACATTCCGAACTCTTGATATGGATAATTTTGTAACTTGATGTTGACTTGTTGTCCTTCTTTTATCTTTCCCGAATTTTGTATGGGAAATTGTAGTCTGGCTTTTGTTGTCATAGAATCAATGGGAACAACAGAAAAAATAAGCTCACCTGATTTGACGTTTTGATTCTTACTCCAATATGTAGTAAAACTTACTTTACCATCTATAGGGGTAGTAATTAAATAATTTTGTTTCCAAGTTTCCGTTTGCGCTTTTAATAAGTGCGTGCTTTGTAGAAGTTTATTTGTTAGCTCCTGCCTGTCGGTGTTATGCTTTAATTCTATTTTTTTTAGATCAGAGCGTAGTTGTTTTAATGAGGATTTAATGTTCAATATGTTGACTTCCATATCTACAAGTGAAGATTGGAACTGAAGCCTGTTTTGGTGTCTTTGTTCTATTTCACTTTCAGAAATGACTTCCTTTACAAACAGAATGGAATCTCGTTGATATTCTTTGTCTGCAAGTCTGAT containing:
- a CDS encoding TolC family protein, which produces MKQIVLSIIALCCAPFAMQAQQPQIYTLKSCLEYGLQNNYSLQIVRNEEQVSRNNATPGNAGYLPTLDFTAGYKGTVDNTNTKVRATGESVKENGVFDQTLNVGLNLNWTIFDGFNITANYQKLKELQLQGETNTRIAIEDLIANLAAEYYNYVQQKIRLQNFRYAVSLSKERLRIVEERYHIGNFSRLDYQQAKVDFNADSAKYMKQQELLHTSRIQLNELMANEDVDQPLVIEDSIIKVNAGLRFEELWNATLLTNASLLKAEQNNTLAMLDYKKVNSRNYPYLKMNTGYGYTFNKYDIAANSQRGNLGANLGVTVGFNIFDGNRRREKNNARIAIKNARLQREQLEQGLKADLSNLWQAYQNNLQMLKLERQNLVAAKENHEIAMERYMLGNLSGIEMREAQKSLLDAEERILSAEYDTKLCEISLLQISGKITKYLE
- a CDS encoding efflux RND transporter permease subunit, producing MNISELSIRRPVLSTVLTIIILLFGLIGYNYLGVREYPSVDNPIISVSCSYPGANADVIENQITEPLEQNINGIPGIRSLSSVSQQGQSRITVEFELSVDLETAANDVRDKVSRAQRYLPRDCDPPTVSKADADATPILMVALQSDKRSLLELSEIADLTVKEQLQTISDVSSVSIWGEKRYSMRLWLDPIKMSGYGITPIDVKNAVDKENVELPSGSIEGNTTELTIRTLGLMHTAEEFNNLIVKEENDRIIRFSDIGRAELGPADIKSYMKMNGVPMVGIVVIPQPGANHIKIADAVYERMEKMQKDLPEDVKYSYGFDNTKFIRASISEVKETVYVAFILVIIIIFLFLRDWRVTLVPCIVIPVSLIGAFFVMYLADFSINVLSMLAVVLAVGLVVDDAIVMTENIYVRIEKGMPPKEAGIEGAKEIFFAVISTTITLVAVFFPIVFMEGMTGRLFREFSIVISGSVIISSFAALTFTPMLATKLLVKREKQNWFYLKTEPFFEGMNRLYSRSLAVFLHKRWIALPFVAITIGIIAFLWNYIPAEMAPLEDRSQISINTRGAEGVTYEYIRDYTEDINDLVDSIVPDAESVTARVSSGSGNVRITLKDMKDRDYTQMDVAEKLSAAVQKKTMARSFVQQSSSFGGRRGGMPVQYVLQATNIEKLQEVLPKFMAKVYENPVFQMADVDLKFSKPEARININRDKASIMGVSTRNIAQTLQYGLSGQRMGYFYMNGKQYEILGEINRQQRNTPANLKSIYIRSDKGDMVQLDNLIELTGGIAPPKLYRYNRFVSATVSAGLAEGKTIGQGLDEMDKIAKETLDDTFRTALTGDSKEYRESSSSLMFAFILAIVLIYLILAAQFESFKDPLIIMLTVPLAIAGALVFMYFGGITMNIFSQIGIIMLIGLVAKNGILIVEFANLKQETGEDKMTAIKDAALQRLRPILMTSASTILGLIPLAFASGEGCNQRIAMGTAVVGGMLVSTLLTMYIVPAIYSYISTNRSNKLKQE
- a CDS encoding efflux RND transporter periplasmic adaptor subunit → MDKKVKWGIVILVGAGLIGWGIYSRLPKANEELAAADKVMTGKQINKRVLNVNAKIIKPQLLTDQIQISGSLMPDEEVDLSFETSGKIVEINFDEGTTVKKGQLLAKVNDRQLQAQLQRLVAQLKLAEDRVFRQNALLERDAVSKEAYEQVKTELATLNADIDLVKANIAMTELRAPFDGVIGLRQVSVGSYASPTTIVAKLTKIIPLKIEFSVPERYASQVKKGTNLNFELEGKLSSFPAKVYATESRIDQSTRTLTVRALYANSNGAILPGRYASIQLKKEEIPNAIAIPSESIVPEMGKDKVFLYKSGKAEPVEITAGIRTEAEVQVIKGLQMGDTIITSGTLQLRTGLPVTLDNIN
- a CDS encoding HlyD family secretion protein, producing MSKIQLRQVYRDQLYNYRPTWILRWGITIFFVFLLLVISVSGFIRYPDIVPATVEITTINPPANLISKVNGKIEIIFTEEGESITKGQVLAILESPAQWKDMKILDHYITVLENTIGKDSLSVIPEPDFLRNDLELGEVQGRYADLKLNYTELYNFLHSGLFEEEVLSLQEKKQAQKQLLVQENRKRELLKTQIRLADKEYQRDSILFVKEVISESEIEQRHQNRLQFQSSLVDMEVNILNIKSSLKQLRSDLKKIELKHNTDRQELTNKLLQSTHLLKAQTETWKQNYLITTPIDGKVSFTTYWSKNQNVKSGELIFSVVPIDSMTTKARLQFPIQNSGKIKEGQQVNIKLQNYPYQEFGMLVGHLSKISEVPNELLYSADVVLDKGLITSYGKRLPKVQQLKGDAEILTDDLSLLMRFFNPLRAIFDHRLRKHNQ